In the Drosophila biarmipes strain raj3 chromosome X, RU_DBia_V1.1, whole genome shotgun sequence genome, one interval contains:
- the LOC108027541 gene encoding E3 ubiquitin-protein ligase PPP1R11 → MDLPKAELSTIDGESEPRSPRKVSSTIPAAAVEPAFPPETDSGLGSTDSTDSVPQVAAVASPGLLRLRLAQTQSEKPKKKRVGFHAGVIDNEHMNRRKSKCCCIYRKPHPFGESSSSTDDECENCFGHPEVKTRNRLEKLEKRRQEHKNCCSCCRH, encoded by the coding sequence ATGGATCTGCCGAAGGCCGAGTTATCGACTATCGATGGCGAGTCGGAGCCCCGGAGCCCCAGGAAGGTGAGTTCGACGATTCCCGCGGCGGCGGTGGAGCCGGCTTTTCCCCCGGAAACGGACTCCGGCTTGGGCTCGACGGACAGCACCGACTCCGTGCCCcaggtggcggcggtggcctCGCCCGGCCTCCTGCGCCTCCGATTGGCCCAAACACAGTCGGAGAAGCCCAAGAAGAAGCGCGTCGGCTTCCACGCCGGGGTTATCGACAACGAGCACATGAATCGCCGCAAGTCGAAGTGCTGCTGCATCTATCGGAAGCCGCATCCCTTCGGCGAGAGCTCCTCCTCCACGGACGACGAGTGCGAGAACTGCTTCGGCCATCCCGAGGTGAAGACCCGCAACCGGCTGGAAAAGCTGGAGAAGCGCAGGCAGGAACACAAgaactgctgctcctgctgtcGCCATTAA